The genomic region atttatttatatcccgaaagtaaaaagaattttcatgGTACTATACCTGTGCCCTTGCAGAATCTAATTTCTTTTGGAGctctaatattttatgactTGTATCTTGCGACTCTTTAGCTTTCTGTGTGGTGTCATGTGGATCTTTCTCAacactaaaaataaattaagtatacgtgtaacataaacattgtgaaataaaatttttatactctATATCTATGTTAAcagatttcatttgaaatacaCTTCTTTCAAAAGGATTttaatacacatacatattgtatataatttctacATAACTACAACACATAAACTTAGTAGCACATTGATGTTTTAATATACTGGTGAAATAACTTCTCTAATTTCTTGTTATCAATCACACCATaacagattaaaaaatatttttctaaatgtataatttctatatcatttgtaattataaataaagtattgTCTCGAAAGATAATCtcagaa from Bombus fervidus isolate BK054 chromosome 11, iyBomFerv1, whole genome shotgun sequence harbors:
- the LOC139991908 gene encoding mediator of RNA polymerase II transcription subunit 9-like, with the translated sequence MCCSYVEIIYNIVEKDPHDTTQKAKESQDTSHKILELQKKLDSARAQIRRLPGIEYSKEEQLQKLETLRKQLRLKRELLLKYRNMCTFEVPKV